From Trichoplusia ni isolate ovarian cell line Hi5 chromosome 8, tn1, whole genome shotgun sequence, one genomic window encodes:
- the LOC113496938 gene encoding myosin light chain alkali isoform X3 codes for MSDLSKNDVERASFAFSIYDFDGSGKVDAFNLGDILRALNSNPTCATIEKLGGTKKKGEKQLTLEEFLPIYSQAKKDKDQGQYEDFLECLKLYDKNENGLMLGAELTHTLLALGEKLEDTEVAEVTKDCMDPEDDDGMIPYAPFLKKVMA; via the exons ATG AGCGACCTCAGCAAGAACGACGTTGAAA GGGCATCCTTCGCCTTCTCAATCTACGACTTCGATGGTTCCGGCAAGGTCGACGCCTTCAACCTCGGAGATATCCTGAGGGCGCTCAACTCCAACCCCACATGCGCCACCATCGAGAAACTCGGCGGCACCAAGAAGAAGGGCGAGAAGCAGCTCACC cttGAAGAGTTCCTTCCCATCTACAGCCAAGCAAAGAAAGACAAAGACCAGGGACAGTACGAGGACTTCTTGGAATGTCTGAAACTGTACGACAAGAACGAGAACGGTCTGATGCTTGGCGCCGAGCTTACCCACACTCTCCTTGCTCTAG gtGAGAAACTGGAAGATACCGAGGTCGCGGAAGTCACAAAGGACTGCATGGACCCTGAAGATGACGACGGCATGATCCCCTATGCTC CATTCCTGAAGAAGGTGATGGCGTAG
- the LOC113496938 gene encoding myosin light chain alkali isoform X1, translating to MSDLSKNDVERASFAFSIYDFDGSGKVDAFNLGDILRALNSNPTCATIEKLGGTKKKGEKQLTLEEFLPIYSQAKKDKDQGQYEDFLECLKLYDKNENGLMLGAELTHTLLALGEKLEDTEVAEVTKDCMDPEDDDGMIPYAPFLRKMCDGWQGPKSKAAAAAPAEEAPAEG from the exons ATG AGCGACCTCAGCAAGAACGACGTTGAAA GGGCATCCTTCGCCTTCTCAATCTACGACTTCGATGGTTCCGGCAAGGTCGACGCCTTCAACCTCGGAGATATCCTGAGGGCGCTCAACTCCAACCCCACATGCGCCACCATCGAGAAACTCGGCGGCACCAAGAAGAAGGGCGAGAAGCAGCTCACC cttGAAGAGTTCCTTCCCATCTACAGCCAAGCAAAGAAAGACAAAGACCAGGGACAGTACGAGGACTTCTTGGAATGTCTGAAACTGTACGACAAGAACGAGAACGGTCTGATGCTTGGCGCCGAGCTTACCCACACTCTCCTTGCTCTAG gtGAGAAACTGGAAGATACCGAGGTCGCGGAAGTCACAAAGGACTGCATGGACCCTGAAGATGACGACGGCATGATCCCCTATGCTC CGTTCCTCCGAAAAATGTGCGATGGGTGGCAGGGGCCTAAGTCTAaggcggcagcggcggcgccGGCAGAAGAAGCACCTGCGGAGGGCTAA